In the Flavobacterium sp. J372 genome, one interval contains:
- a CDS encoding NifU family protein, translating into MEKIIIKPTQNPAILKFEFSNFITRTGNHEFKNIDETANSPLAKQLFYLPFVKTVYISGNFIAIERYSIIEWADVQDEVAKQIEEFVNNGGEILTAETEGPKKIPVTVYVETTPNPAVLKFVCNKLLTKTPAEFKNIDETGASPLAKELFRFPFVKEVFMDENNISITKYAVNDWDEVTGEIRAFIKKYIEEGNEVINEALLQQTPQAEKQQEAYFDSLDVTSQRIINILEEYVKPAVQSDGGNIAFDSYDEADKRVKVILQGACSGCPSSTFTLKSGIENMLKDMLNDNEIKVEAVNA; encoded by the coding sequence ATGGAAAAAATAATTATAAAACCCACACAAAACCCTGCTATACTGAAGTTTGAGTTTAGCAATTTTATTACACGTACGGGTAATCACGAATTTAAAAATATTGATGAAACGGCCAATTCGCCACTTGCAAAACAGTTGTTTTACCTGCCTTTTGTAAAGACGGTTTACATTTCTGGGAATTTTATTGCTATTGAGCGTTACAGCATCATTGAGTGGGCAGATGTTCAGGACGAAGTGGCAAAACAGATTGAGGAATTTGTAAACAACGGCGGAGAAATACTTACTGCGGAAACAGAAGGGCCAAAGAAAATTCCGGTGACTGTTTATGTTGAAACCACTCCCAACCCGGCAGTGCTGAAATTTGTGTGCAATAAACTGCTTACAAAAACACCTGCTGAATTTAAAAATATTGATGAAACCGGCGCATCTCCGCTGGCAAAAGAGCTATTCCGCTTTCCTTTTGTGAAAGAGGTTTTTATGGATGAAAATAATATCTCCATAACCAAATATGCGGTAAATGATTGGGATGAAGTTACCGGAGAAATCAGGGCGTTCATTAAAAAATATATTGAAGAAGGCAATGAAGTAATTAATGAAGCATTGCTGCAGCAGACTCCACAAGCCGAAAAGCAGCAGGAGGCTTATTTTGATTCTCTTGATGTGACATCACAGCGCATTATCAATATACTTGAAGAATATGTGAAACCTGCCGTACAAAGCGATGGGGGCAATATTGCTTTTGATTCTTATGATGAGGCTGATAAACGCGTAAAAGTCATACTCCAGGGTGCCTGCAGCGGCTGCCCGTCATCAACTTTTACCCTCAAAAGCGGTATTGAGAATATGCTTAAAGATATGCTCAACGATAACGAAATAAAAGTTGAAGCGGTAAACGCATAA
- a CDS encoding DUF11 domain-containing protein, producing MRRFLLAVLFFLATFIANAQSNIVWYNTNPTMAYQTNQEMVYDIVITNTGPMPAQVNVFNALPGGITYTPGYTKFSWSATNGFSGNDQQIDNTININVNQTIIYTVRIRIPLGFNMPLPAPVVTYKPKADIVVVNTNNQSYYTPGGTSTYTVTVTNNGPEAADVRVQNAIPAGVTAFSWTGSNGSSGTNAALVDQILNMAVGQTVTYTITLTVPTGQTGNLVSTTQISGPNDPVPACAQCVDTDVPPTGADIVVTNTNNQLVYTPGAASTYNVTVTNAGPNAATGVVVTSAIPAGVTSYSWTGSNGSSGTGPLNDAIASLANGQTVTYTITLDVPALQTTPFAVTVQATSATPDPRTRLS from the coding sequence ATGAGGAGATTTTTACTCGCAGTATTGTTTTTTCTGGCAACTTTCATAGCAAATGCCCAGTCAAACATTGTTTGGTATAATACAAACCCTACCATGGCATACCAAACTAACCAGGAAATGGTGTATGATATAGTTATAACAAATACCGGGCCTATGCCGGCACAGGTAAATGTTTTCAATGCACTTCCTGGCGGAATTACTTATACGCCCGGGTACACTAAATTTTCCTGGAGTGCAACAAATGGTTTTTCGGGAAATGACCAGCAAATTGACAATACCATCAATATTAATGTTAACCAGACAATTATATATACAGTAAGAATAAGGATACCTTTAGGTTTCAATATGCCTTTGCCTGCTCCTGTAGTTACGTATAAGCCCAAAGCTGATATTGTTGTGGTAAATACCAATAACCAAAGTTATTATACCCCGGGCGGAACTTCTACTTATACGGTTACAGTTACCAATAATGGCCCTGAGGCGGCAGATGTGCGTGTACAGAATGCCATCCCTGCCGGGGTTACAGCATTTTCATGGACTGGTTCAAATGGTTCCTCGGGTACAAATGCTGCGTTGGTAGACCAGATTCTTAACATGGCTGTCGGACAAACAGTTACATATACTATAACTTTAACTGTCCCTACAGGGCAAACGGGAAACCTTGTTAGTACTACCCAAATTTCGGGGCCTAATGACCCTGTTCCTGCATGTGCGCAATGTGTTGATACAGATGTGCCTCCTACAGGAGCCGATATTGTTGTTACAAACACTAACAACCAGTTGGTTTACACTCCGGGTGCGGCATCTACTTATAATGTAACGGTTACTAATGCTGGTCCTAATGCTGCCACAGGTGTTGTTGTTACTAGTGCAATACCTGCAGGTGTAACATCTTATTCATGGACAGGCAGCAACGGCAGCAGCGGAACCGGGCCGCTTAACGATGCCATAGCCTCACTGGCAAACGGCCAGACGGTAACTTATACTATTACACTTGATGTTCCTGCACTTCAAACTACACCGTTTGCAGTAACAGTACAAGCTACATCAGCAACGCCGGACCCCCGCACCCGGCTGTCCTAA
- a CDS encoding DUF11 domain-containing protein: protein MLSQTLNTGTTFTPGAIAVYTITLTNNGPTAAQDVVVSSILPVGITASQVTWTGSNGSSGTGALNNTIPLVNNGQTITYTLLIEVPSNYPAGQNLDHNISVTSTTPDPDTTCASCLLSATPAPKANIVTYKTNGQTSYLAGEQVKYTITITNAGPSDATNVQVSDPAPYYTSSMTWSGNGVGGVGSLNNTIPLLAAGQTVQYTVNLFVPIDFPDFIGNLTNTVTVTSPDVSDPVPLCPYCTDTDTPRGKFVSANNNVYTTEELVRNILVGKECVYISNVTSSTGTNYGQPNGIAYFHRENSTFPIKSGVALVCGNAVGTSPYNQGVQGPNIKSTPAGVTPPYPTQMSNNPGWPGDAQLTSITGIPTQDATFIKFNFKPLNDTFKFKYIMASEEYTSGAQNYECTWSDVFAFILTDLTTGAVQNLAVLPNTNIPVAVTNIRPTVPGPGGCAAANPIYFGQYNNTPAAAAISPINFNGQTTELTASATVDPTHEYSIKVAIGNRGDHAWNAAVFLQEKGFDFGEPELPEDLTMESGLALCHEQPYTLTVDTQGLAYTLEWLYNGQPVLNDQGNPVTSASIQVTQPGIYSVLASSPLNPTCDLRDDIVIEFLPQVPAGNASDLIQCENTSGTYFFDLTQNIPPVLNGLNLGDYSIRIYLTENQAINDISHLSTAQAQNFQGTNGQTIYIRLEDLTFGCYVIRPFKLLISPVPVPNTPQPIALCDTGNDNTELFNLTSRNAEIVGTQDPALYTITYHTTQAAADNNTIDIVDSTAFAAATNTIVYVRMTSNGNTNCYDTTTLTLLLNPVPDVLPVADVFVCQADGYVLPVLATGNYYTQPGGSGTQLNAGDLITTTQTIYVYAQSGTTPNCTDEESFNVTIYPQPVIPALAEIAECDATGAVGQEDFDLTVRTADILAALPGATVSYYPTQAAAQAGTTPVANAAAYPSGTGQAWVRVVDTNGCVSVAPISLVVKPLPAVNPAPTPLAECETAPGESIFLLTEANSDITNGNTTYQVRYYTTQALADAGGTDLAPTTPQ from the coding sequence GTGCTGTCACAAACCTTAAATACGGGTACCACATTCACCCCAGGGGCTATTGCAGTTTATACTATTACGCTAACTAACAACGGACCTACAGCTGCGCAAGACGTTGTGGTTTCAAGTATCCTGCCTGTGGGCATTACTGCATCGCAGGTTACATGGACCGGAAGCAACGGCAGCAGTGGTACAGGTGCCTTAAACAATACAATTCCTTTAGTGAATAACGGGCAGACTATTACTTATACACTTTTAATAGAAGTACCGTCTAATTATCCTGCAGGGCAAAATCTAGACCATAATATTAGCGTTACGAGCACAACCCCTGACCCTGACACAACATGTGCTTCATGCCTATTGTCTGCAACGCCGGCTCCAAAAGCTAATATAGTTACTTATAAAACTAACGGACAAACATCGTATTTGGCCGGTGAGCAGGTTAAATATACAATAACAATTACCAACGCAGGGCCAAGTGATGCTACTAATGTACAAGTAAGTGACCCGGCGCCATATTATACATCTTCAATGACATGGTCTGGTAATGGTGTTGGCGGGGTTGGGTCATTAAATAACACTATACCTTTATTGGCTGCAGGCCAAACCGTACAGTATACTGTTAATCTTTTTGTACCTATTGATTTTCCTGACTTTATAGGTAATCTTACCAATACTGTTACTGTTACATCACCTGATGTAAGTGACCCTGTTCCATTGTGTCCTTATTGTACAGATACAGATACACCAAGAGGAAAATTCGTTTCTGCTAATAATAATGTTTATACGACTGAAGAGCTTGTAAGAAATATATTGGTTGGTAAAGAATGTGTTTATATTTCTAACGTAACCTCAAGTACAGGTACTAACTACGGACAGCCAAATGGTATTGCCTATTTTCATAGGGAGAATTCTACCTTTCCTATAAAAAGCGGGGTTGCCCTGGTTTGCGGTAACGCGGTTGGTACCAGTCCTTACAATCAGGGTGTTCAGGGGCCAAATATTAAATCCACCCCTGCAGGTGTAACTCCTCCTTACCCTACACAAATGTCAAATAACCCAGGTTGGCCGGGTGATGCTCAATTGACTAGTATCACAGGCATACCTACACAAGATGCCACATTTATTAAATTTAATTTTAAGCCATTAAACGATACTTTTAAATTTAAGTATATAATGGCATCTGAAGAGTATACTAGTGGTGCCCAAAACTATGAATGTACATGGTCTGATGTTTTTGCATTTATATTAACTGACCTAACCACGGGTGCAGTACAAAATTTAGCAGTATTGCCAAATACAAATATTCCTGTTGCTGTAACCAATATACGCCCTACAGTGCCTGGCCCTGGTGGCTGTGCTGCAGCAAATCCTATTTATTTCGGCCAGTATAACAACACTCCGGCTGCTGCAGCTATTTCACCTATCAATTTTAATGGACAAACCACAGAGCTTACTGCATCTGCAACGGTTGATCCAACTCACGAATATTCTATAAAGGTTGCTATCGGAAACAGGGGAGACCACGCCTGGAATGCAGCTGTTTTTCTTCAGGAAAAAGGTTTTGATTTTGGAGAACCGGAACTTCCAGAAGACTTAACTATGGAAAGCGGACTGGCCTTATGCCACGAACAGCCTTATACCCTTACAGTAGATACACAAGGCCTTGCTTATACTTTAGAATGGTTATACAACGGGCAGCCTGTACTTAATGACCAGGGTAACCCTGTTACTTCGGCCAGTATACAAGTTACCCAACCGGGTATTTATTCGGTGCTTGCTTCATCACCTCTTAATCCTACTTGTGATCTAAGGGATGATATAGTAATTGAGTTTCTTCCACAAGTTCCTGCCGGTAATGCCAGTGACCTTATACAGTGTGAAAATACTTCAGGCACTTACTTTTTTGATTTAACCCAAAATATTCCTCCTGTTTTAAACGGACTTAATCTGGGCGATTATTCTATCAGAATATACTTGACAGAGAATCAGGCTATCAATGATATATCACATTTAAGTACTGCACAGGCGCAAAATTTTCAGGGAACAAATGGCCAGACAATTTATATTCGTTTAGAAGACCTTACTTTCGGGTGTTATGTCATCAGGCCGTTTAAATTACTTATCAGCCCTGTTCCTGTCCCTAATACGCCTCAGCCTATCGCATTATGTGATACCGGCAATGATAATACTGAACTATTTAACCTGACTAGCCGCAATGCAGAGATAGTAGGTACTCAGGATCCGGCATTATATACAATTACTTACCATACAACCCAGGCAGCTGCAGATAACAACACTATTGACATTGTTGATTCTACTGCATTTGCTGCGGCAACAAATACTATCGTATATGTGAGGATGACCAGCAATGGCAATACAAATTGCTATGATACTACTACCCTTACCCTCCTTCTGAACCCGGTGCCTGATGTATTACCGGTTGCCGATGTATTTGTATGCCAGGCTGACGGATATGTTCTTCCTGTTCTTGCTACGGGGAACTATTACACCCAGCCAGGTGGATCAGGCACGCAGCTCAATGCAGGCGACCTTATTACAACCACCCAGACGATATACGTATATGCCCAGAGCGGCACAACGCCGAACTGTACAGATGAAGAAAGCTTCAACGTAACGATATACCCGCAGCCTGTAATCCCTGCCCTTGCAGAGATAGCCGAGTGTGACGCCACGGGCGCTGTGGGCCAGGAAGACTTTGACCTTACGGTACGCACGGCCGATATACTGGCAGCGCTTCCGGGAGCCACAGTAAGCTATTACCCGACACAAGCCGCCGCACAGGCCGGCACCACCCCTGTTGCTAATGCTGCCGCCTACCCAAGCGGAACAGGCCAGGCATGGGTAAGGGTAGTGGATACCAACGGCTGTGTGAGCGTAGCCCCTATCAGCCTTGTGGTGAAGCCGCTTCCGGCGGTGAACCCGGCGCCAACTCCGCTTGCCGAGTGTGAGACCGCCCCGGGCGAATCCATCTTCCTTCTTACAGAGGCCAACAGCGATATAACCAATGGCAACACTACCTACCAAGTGCGCTATTATACCACACAAGCCCTTGCTGATGCAGGCGGTACGGACCTTGCCCCGACCACACCTCAATGA
- a CDS encoding T9SS type B sorting domain-containing protein: MNGSVWARVDDPATGCYTTVQLQLIVVATPVLGAVSPIAECNDDYDNDAIFDLTVAGAQAVNGQPGLVVTYHTSLQAANDGTPLINNPSTYESQSGTVWIRVTDATGAGCYSTTSVALTVLPKPVVSTIPVYALCDNGDANVGYRPFDLTTRAAALTGGVTGVTVTYYAQQADIAANNPIANPATYTNTVQDQQTIYVVLRNTDNCTAEGQFTIKVNPLPVIDTALPTFYACEETPGQGQFQLSRNDAAVTLGAAGYNVIYYTSLAQAQAGGTAGVIGDGYISGPRTIGVRVEDEITGCASTTTLNLDVIPGPVASNPAPLQECDLNNDNVACFNLNPTLAQLTATIPNVTLTVHETEEGAEFNGYVIQPAQYNCYTNINANGAAVPTVYIRVQSTLTDCFDVVALQLIANPVPEATEPEPYHVCDDNTDGVAVFNLSTRNAEILGTQSPADYVVTYHTSQTAADAGTGAITNVTSYSSPSTTLYVRVTNNVASNPTGCYDVVALELVVDPLPVANTPVPYTLCDDNNPGDEREVFDLTTRIAAITGGATGVNVSFHLTMAAAQANTGAIATPEAYTNTSTVQTIFVRVANAVTGCYRVVLMDIRVEPLPQITMPPAQDLQACGANGYAVFDLQALEAAMINNGVGLVIRFYETLEDAQAGNNNYIANTSGYTNIIPNAQFIYLRIENTVTGCVNTQVERLELKVTAPPVLEELDNIVLCDQDSNDQDGETIVNLRQRDADVQAMLTGTGYTIEYFKQESFAQAGAPRITNPTTYIGTNGETIWVRATDGDDCFAIASFELEIGKPLQLTTPTPLAVCSNVIPSTGSATFNLTTKDNEILGPFGVGQGYTVEYFVQDPRTNTTAVAIANPEAYVKPAGAAQTLFVRVTGPEGCRSYTTLTLRVLPKPNPDTTPDALEECEDPAIGAGMAEFNLNDAEADIRNNDSSAIITFHTSMADAEAGTNAIPNAGNYQSAGATIYVRMTANTGNPLDTPCYSVVELQIVVNPLPVLGNPANTPAIRPYAQCQIPYIGTATFILNSHTPQILIGQNAADYNVRFFETLAAAQAGAPAMPNQYVSSVPQKQVWVRADNIATGCYAIGTFDLLIDLGAVANTPNPANVPDTCDNDGTNDGITQLNLTTMDADIIGAQPQPQFTVTYYEEDPRVNPAAVAIATPNAYVNTNSPDLVTVWAVVTNTATQAPCRGYVSIDILVERLPEPQLTGGTICVEYPSGAIVRPLPLDSGLDATHTFVWYRDGNVIPGATGPSYLAEEAGAYSVIATSATGCVSNPQTPVQVVRSSQAVPIGNGYTVSNAFSDNQTITITVEGYGSYEYRLDNGPWQASNIFTGVTPGDHDVRVRDTTADACEPLTIVDVSIIDYPNFFTPNGDGFNDRWNIVGLGSRNNNATAKIFIFDRYGKLIKQIASEGEGWDGTYMGSPVPADDYWFTVEYKEMTDGVEVTKEFKAHFSLKR; this comes from the coding sequence ATGAATGGTTCGGTATGGGCACGCGTAGATGACCCTGCCACAGGCTGCTACACCACAGTACAGCTGCAGCTTATAGTAGTGGCCACGCCGGTACTTGGCGCAGTGAGCCCTATAGCAGAATGTAATGACGACTATGACAACGACGCCATTTTTGACCTGACAGTTGCCGGCGCGCAGGCCGTAAACGGGCAGCCGGGGCTTGTGGTGACCTACCACACCAGCCTTCAGGCAGCCAATGACGGCACCCCGCTTATCAATAACCCTTCAACATATGAATCACAGTCAGGCACGGTGTGGATAAGGGTAACCGATGCCACAGGCGCAGGCTGCTACAGCACTACCAGCGTAGCCCTTACAGTGCTGCCAAAACCGGTGGTAAGCACTATACCGGTGTATGCCCTGTGTGATAACGGCGATGCCAATGTAGGCTACAGGCCTTTTGACCTTACCACAAGGGCAGCAGCCCTAACCGGCGGGGTAACCGGTGTAACAGTAACCTATTATGCGCAGCAGGCAGACATTGCGGCCAACAACCCGATAGCAAACCCTGCTACCTATACCAACACAGTGCAGGACCAGCAAACCATCTATGTAGTGCTTAGGAATACCGACAACTGTACTGCAGAAGGCCAGTTCACTATAAAAGTAAACCCGCTTCCGGTTATAGACACAGCCCTTCCTACATTCTATGCCTGTGAAGAAACGCCGGGCCAGGGGCAGTTCCAGCTATCGCGCAATGATGCGGCAGTGACCCTTGGAGCGGCAGGCTATAATGTAATATACTATACAAGCCTTGCCCAGGCACAGGCCGGCGGCACAGCAGGCGTAATAGGCGATGGCTATATCTCAGGCCCGAGGACCATAGGTGTAAGGGTAGAAGATGAGATAACAGGCTGTGCAAGCACCACCACGCTGAACCTTGATGTAATACCGGGCCCTGTAGCCTCGAACCCGGCACCGCTTCAGGAGTGCGACCTGAACAATGACAACGTGGCATGCTTTAACCTGAACCCGACACTAGCCCAGCTTACAGCTACTATACCAAACGTCACCCTTACGGTACACGAGACCGAAGAAGGTGCAGAGTTCAACGGGTATGTAATACAGCCTGCACAATATAACTGTTATACTAACATTAACGCCAATGGCGCAGCAGTCCCAACTGTATATATAAGAGTGCAAAGCACGCTGACTGACTGTTTTGATGTTGTGGCCCTTCAGCTTATCGCCAACCCGGTACCTGAGGCTACAGAGCCTGAGCCGTACCATGTGTGCGATGACAATACAGACGGTGTAGCCGTATTCAACCTGAGCACAAGGAATGCCGAGATACTGGGCACGCAAAGCCCTGCCGACTATGTGGTGACCTACCACACCAGCCAGACAGCAGCAGATGCAGGCACAGGCGCCATTACCAACGTAACCAGCTACAGTAGCCCAAGCACCACGCTGTATGTAAGGGTAACCAATAATGTAGCCTCAAATCCAACAGGCTGTTATGACGTAGTAGCGCTTGAACTTGTGGTAGACCCGCTTCCGGTGGCCAACACCCCGGTGCCGTATACCTTGTGTGATGATAATAACCCGGGCGATGAGCGCGAGGTGTTTGACCTTACCACCAGGATAGCTGCTATAACAGGCGGTGCCACAGGCGTGAATGTAAGCTTCCACCTTACCATGGCGGCAGCCCAGGCAAACACAGGGGCGATAGCCACCCCTGAAGCCTATACCAACACCAGCACGGTACAGACCATCTTTGTAAGGGTGGCCAATGCTGTAACCGGCTGCTACAGGGTAGTGCTGATGGACATCAGGGTAGAGCCGCTTCCGCAGATAACCATGCCGCCGGCACAGGACCTTCAGGCATGCGGCGCCAACGGCTATGCGGTGTTTGACCTTCAGGCCCTTGAAGCAGCAATGATCAACAACGGCGTTGGCCTTGTGATACGTTTTTACGAAACCCTTGAAGATGCCCAGGCAGGTAACAATAACTATATAGCCAATACCTCAGGCTATACCAATATAATACCAAATGCCCAGTTTATCTATCTAAGGATAGAGAACACGGTGACAGGTTGCGTAAACACCCAGGTTGAGAGGCTTGAGCTTAAAGTAACCGCCCCGCCGGTGCTGGAAGAGCTTGATAACATAGTGCTGTGTGACCAGGACAGCAATGACCAGGACGGCGAGACCATAGTAAACCTGAGGCAGCGTGATGCCGATGTGCAAGCCATGTTAACAGGAACCGGCTATACCATAGAATACTTTAAGCAGGAAAGTTTTGCCCAGGCAGGTGCACCCAGGATAACCAACCCGACAACCTATATAGGCACTAATGGGGAGACCATCTGGGTAAGGGCTACCGATGGCGATGACTGCTTCGCCATAGCAAGCTTTGAACTGGAGATAGGCAAGCCGCTACAGCTAACCACGCCAACACCATTGGCAGTATGCAGCAATGTGATACCAAGCACAGGCTCGGCCACGTTTAACCTTACCACAAAAGACAATGAAATACTTGGGCCTTTCGGTGTAGGCCAGGGCTATACGGTAGAATACTTTGTACAGGACCCGCGCACCAACACCACGGCAGTGGCCATAGCTAACCCTGAGGCCTATGTGAAGCCTGCAGGAGCCGCGCAGACACTGTTTGTAAGGGTAACCGGCCCTGAAGGATGCCGCAGCTATACCACCCTAACGCTAAGGGTGCTGCCAAAGCCGAACCCGGATACCACCCCTGATGCCCTTGAGGAGTGCGAAGACCCTGCAATAGGGGCAGGCATGGCAGAATTTAACCTGAACGATGCAGAAGCCGACATCAGGAACAATGACAGCTCGGCCATCATCACCTTCCATACCAGTATGGCAGATGCTGAGGCAGGCACCAATGCAATACCAAATGCAGGAAACTACCAAAGCGCCGGCGCTACCATCTATGTAAGGATGACAGCCAATACGGGCAACCCGCTGGATACCCCGTGCTACAGTGTGGTGGAACTCCAGATAGTGGTGAACCCGCTTCCGGTACTGGGCAACCCTGCCAATACCCCTGCTATCAGGCCATATGCACAATGCCAGATACCATATATAGGCACGGCAACCTTTATACTTAACAGCCATACGCCGCAGATACTGATAGGCCAGAATGCAGCTGACTACAATGTGAGGTTCTTTGAAACCCTTGCAGCAGCACAGGCAGGCGCACCGGCCATGCCAAACCAGTACGTAAGCAGCGTGCCTCAGAAACAGGTATGGGTACGTGCCGACAACATAGCCACAGGATGCTATGCCATTGGTACATTTGACCTTCTTATAGACCTTGGTGCGGTAGCCAACACGCCAAACCCTGCCAATGTGCCTGACACATGTGACAATGACGGCACCAATGACGGTATAACGCAGCTTAACCTGACTACGATGGATGCCGACATTATAGGCGCCCAGCCGCAGCCGCAGTTTACGGTAACCTATTATGAAGAAGACCCGAGGGTGAACCCTGCCGCTGTGGCCATAGCAACCCCGAACGCGTATGTGAATACCAACTCACCTGATTTGGTAACAGTATGGGCAGTGGTAACAAACACCGCCACCCAGGCACCGTGCAGGGGGTATGTAAGCATTGACATCCTAGTTGAAAGGCTCCCTGAGCCGCAGCTTACAGGAGGCACCATATGTGTGGAATACCCTTCAGGTGCAATTGTGAGGCCGCTACCCCTTGACAGCGGGCTGGATGCCACCCATACCTTTGTATGGTACAGAGACGGCAACGTGATACCGGGAGCCACAGGGCCATCATACCTTGCAGAAGAGGCAGGGGCCTACTCTGTGATAGCCACCAGCGCCACAGGGTGCGTATCAAATCCGCAGACACCTGTACAGGTAGTACGCAGCAGCCAGGCAGTACCGATAGGCAACGGTTATACGGTAAGCAATGCATTTAGTGATAACCAGACTATAACCATCACCGTAGAAGGCTATGGCAGCTATGAGTACAGGCTTGACAACGGCCCATGGCAGGCAAGCAACATCTTCACGGGTGTGACACCGGGAGACCATGATGTGAGAGTGCGCGACACCACGGCAGATGCCTGTGAGCCGCTTACCATAGTTGATGTAAGCATCATAGACTACCCGAACTTCTTCACCCCGAACGGAGACGGCTTCAATGACAGGTGGAACATCGTAGGCCTTGGCAGCCGGAACAACAATGCTACAGCCAAGATCTTCATCTTTGACCGCTACGGCAAGCTCATCAAGCAGATAGCCTCTGAAGGCGAGGGATGGGACGGCACCTACATGGGCAGCCCGGTACCGGCAGATGACTACTGGTTCACCGTAGAATACAAAGAAATGACAGACGGCGTGGAAGTGACTAAAGAGTTTAAAGCGCACTTCTCCCTCAAAAGGTAA